Within the Platichthys flesus chromosome 16, fPlaFle2.1, whole genome shotgun sequence genome, the region CTTAAACAGAGGGGACTACGAAACCTGTTCTTCCAACAACAGGCAATCCTGTAACACCAGGGAATCAAGTCCATAACACGCAGTTTCAGAGTAAGTATTCCAGTGcttcaaaacattttctgttgttggCTTTACAATTACTGGTAAGCAATGAGTTGTCATTTATAAGTGTAACTTTATTGTGATACTGATTTACTCTGATCTTACACCACTGATCATATCCATATATGACTGCatacatatattaatatatcaTATATGCATAATACGTCAAAGTATCTCACCCCTTAAACAGATAATACTGCGAAACCTGATCTTCCAACACCAGAGAACCAGACTGCTAACCATGGGTGGATTGCCTGCAAGTATTCCAGTGCATCAAAAGTTTCTGTTTTCCACTTTGCTGGTAATATCTcaaatgaatatttgatgtttgCATTTTGTTGGTCTTCCCCTCAGATCTATTTGTCGTACCTTTGATCATCGGGCTTCTTTTATACTGCTATTGGTCTCGGAAAAAGGGAAGGTaagttttgtttcattctgttaaaaaaataaaaaaatcaactgtttatgtcatttaaatatttacttaCCATGTGTCTTGCCTGGTGTcacaaatgtttgtatttttcagctTCCTATGGCTTTGCAATGCTCTCAAAAAGCGGTTCTCCACGAAGGCAGAGAGGTCAGAGCCAGCAGAAACTAGGTCAGAGTTACTCTTCACATACTTTTCAACTGCACCTGTTCTTTTGAGCTAACACAGGCACTTCAGTTACAATGAGTTTAATCCTCCTCAGTGCACCTCCAGTCATGTGATCAGTGGTAAAACTATTCTTCCAGCAACTGAGGTTGAGCTGCTGTGTGGTAACAGTTAACTTTCTCTTTTACCTACTGTTACTGttactgtttgtgtgactgttccTCTCAGACCCCTCAGCGTAATAGAAATGCAAGAGATCTTACCTACTGAGAATCAACAAAATGGAATAAGGTAAGCCATCAGTCAGAAACTACTGTCCGCAAAGGTCTGGGATGTTGAACACGTCCACTGaaaatctcttctcttcttctatcTTCTCTCCTTTGTGACTGGAGCCTGGAGAACGTCAATGCCACTCATCCATCTGGCAGTGGTGAAAATGGGGTGGCGCAAGACAGCCCTCGTGGATCTGTGCATGTTGTCAGGTTAGTGGTCTTTATAACTCTCTAGCTCTCTAAATGGGCCtgattgtttttgtcattgagatccatgaattttaTACTGAATTTTAAATCTAGAGTGCAATCTGCTAAAAGCTGTTTGTCGCCTTAGAATTCATCCTCGGTGTGACGGTATCAACAGTCTGGACCACAAATTGGAAAACGAGGAATTCCAGCCAACTGCAAAGTGAGAATGAGAGCGGTCCACTTTCTCTCTAGCCTTTTTTGTTTGGACGATTAAGCTGAAACGTCCCTTTAACTAGACAGATAGCTCATGAGATTTAATTCCAACCTTAActggtatttgtttttcagtggaCACCTAAACATCCCTGACGTCGACATAGCCTCTCATCATGGAGACACGAACAGGTGATTTTTCGGCCATCTTGCGGATTGTCAGTTTGTTTATCATCAATTCTCAGTATGACTTAGTAACGACTATTGTTTATGACAGTGTCAGGAACATGAGGGATGATCCAGGCGGGAGCAGTGGAGATGTGAGGTAAGATCTGTGGTTTACATTCTGACGCATACTTTTCTGCAACAAGGTGAAGgaatttggggaattcttcAATTTCCTCACAAAGTATATATGAGACTTGTCAGCAAATCTATTTGAAAATGTGCCTTTGCATATTGGATATTTCGTTCTAATGATCAAATATAATTAATTGATGTGACAAAACATGATGTGTCAGCTGTGTTAATAAAGAGATgacatgaaagaaagaaaaatgagaaACTATGGATATGCAGGGTTGAATAAAAGCAGCACCTacttatattcataaataattagtgaaaaataaacatcaagaaagagatttaataaaaaaaaaaaaaaaagccgtacaactaataataataaaacacagcttATCCAGTGACAGGAAGGTGAAGTACTCACACTCGTCCTTGAGCTCATAATGGCCATTCATTCTTCTTCAGGGTCAAGGGAGATGCACAGTGGACTGCGTCACTCTGCCCTCTTAACAGGCCCCAAGAAAAATCTGTTGTTTCTGATTTCCATTCTCACTCGTAGCTTGCTTTATTTTGTGTGTCCCTGCTGTCAGAGGTGACTTCATGAATCGTCTCCCCCACCCTAAAATCAGAATGACCGGTCTGGACGTCAGAACTTGTCTGACGTCCGcttggagagagagaatagagcAGATATTATTGTGCATAAGGTGATATCTCTATTCCCTGTTGTTTCCGTCTCTAGACTGGACATCCCCGAAGCCGAACCTCTGGTGAACAGGGGCGGCCAAAACCAAGACCATGTCAACAGGTGCTCTGTTACACCTGTGAGTAGATGGCTttctataaatgttttataatctACATTTACTAGTTTTCTACTTAAtgcttcttttgtgttgttttattataaaatgtatttttggtgTCCTGCAGGAACCTGACGTGGAGTCAAAGCCCAGGGTGAAGAACATTGGAGATTATTGATAGCTACAACAATGACAGCTTCTACTTTTATCCGTAGTagttatattattaataataataataataataataataataataatagtaataataataataatatatatatatactatagaAGTTTTCTTGCTTTATCGTGTTTGGGTGCATTTCTGACATTTCCTTTCAGATGAGCCTGACGTGCGCAGTGTTGCGTCATTATAACGTCAGCTCATCATTCTGATCACAGAAGTTTTTCCTTGAAGAAAACTCTAACAATCCTGATGAAAAACTGTGACGTCTAAATGACTCTCAGTTGTACATTGAGGCACAGAAGGACCTTACAGCACAAAACCATATGGCAATAATCaatttaatgataataaaagcTTAATAGTCAGTTTATTACAAACTTGATGAAAGGGTGGGTGCACCACGTCAGAAAATGTACTCAATACACACCTGTGAGATTACTTCATTCATTCTTATCGCACGGAGTGCAATGTAAATAACTATTTTACGACGTGTTCTATATTGTAGTAGGTGTTTCAAACATTATAAAATTCATAggacagtttgttttgttttaatcgCTTCAATggaatgtaataataatgtaataatgttttattttcttttatttcttctataacctgatttttttttttttttgcttagtatattgtttttttctgtattagTTACCGTGCTTCTATTTGTGATTAGACATCTGATTATGATTCTATATTTTACTCTTATTTCCTATATACACGATAGCGTTGATTTAGCTTTTAATTCTATCTGTTCTATTATGTAATAATAGCATTATATGTAATTCAAATACGACATCTTGTCAATAACTTTATACTGATTTTATGgcctgtctttttttcttttttttacttgggTTTCTGAGTTACAACACTTGGAGTATCATCTTTGAACCACATGGGGGCAGTAATTAGTCGCACAGTCCTACAGCACTAAGCAACATCATCACACCTACTTATGTTAAATAATCCAAATGCATTATTCTTCCAGATTGCAAAAGCTTTTACTAAAAATTTACGAAATGCATATAGTTTCTTTACATTCTGTAGTTTCATGATCAGACCATGTGGCCAAACTAAACATGCTTTGTAATAAATCACGACTCTGTATATTAAgtaaatattatattacatgACAGCTGATTGACTATTGCGTGGTTCTTCTGTGTaatcagcgtgtgtgtgtgtcttggtgcTGCTAAAGTGCTCTGATTTATTAATCAACCAATAAAAGAACAGTAGCTACATTACACATCACTTGGTAATTTGAGTGTTGTGCACCGTACGTCGCAGTGCTTAAAAGATTTGTTGCCCCTGTGGCTTGATGTATGGCAGTAATTAAAGTATCACACAAGCACACGGAGGCTCAGGCTGAATTTAatacatctctctcctccatctctgggGATCTGCCGAGATTCGCTGTGCGTCTCGGTTTGTCAATGTCTGATTTCTATTTTTAAGCTTTCCTAAATGTGCAGTGACCTTGAAAATGCCCCACTTCTAGATTTCAGATGGACTGAGTGCCAGGAAGTGTGTCAGGGGTTAGAGGCTTTGTTGCCCGTGTTTGCCAAGTCAGTGTGTGAAAGTGTAACTGTGCCGGCGAGATGAGGGTGATTGAACGGTCAAGGCTCAGAGCCTCCTCTCTCAGGGAGTTTCACTGAGGGGACACGAGTGGGCAGATGAACGGATGGctaggaggaggggggggggacatcacATGTCATCATGCATGTGCAGCGTACAGTATATGACATAAATAACATGGGTAAAAAGTGGAGGCAAAGCTTCAGGGAAGCCTGCGATTATAAATGAATGCCCTCTGCTCCGATGCACATAATAATTCGATATCAGCTAATTAGTTACCAATCACGGTGCATTGTGGGCGGGATTAGGAGCAGCCGAGGAAACAAAACTCGACAAGGGCCCACCAGCGATCCCACCACATCGGGGATAAGGAGGCTTAGAGGGAAGCTACAATAACTCCAGACACTCAGGTGCGTTATCAATAACTAATCTGGAGCTGAACACAATCTTCGCGCTCACTCCGGAGTGTACTAATGGTCACCGGCCGTTGTGCGCCGCTGCTTAACAGACAGCTGCAAGCACAAACAGTGTTCCCTTCAGAAGTCAGTAAGCTGCACTCACACGGCAGTTATTAAAAGATTACATCGGGGATCACACCACACCGTATGATTAATTAACCTTGACTGATGCTTTGTTGAGCTGAATCAAGCCGA harbors:
- the LOC133971388 gene encoding uncharacterized protein LOC133971388 → MTLSRTLQAALIIPLCASAVDVTHIPVVCSDIQTQDGYKFPFDLPAGADLSILQGQTTIASWENGEQQALLPEVIRLGNNSVITRTCRDVLIQVSTVDDDQSVREHWLNYTATEGTTKPVLPTTGNPVTPGNQVHNTQFQNNTAKPDLPTPENQTANHGWIAYLFVVPLIIGLLLYCYWSRKKGSFLWLCNALKKRFSTKAERSEPAETRPLSVIEMQEILPTENQQNGISLENVNATHPSGSGENGVAQDSPRGSVHVVRIHPRCDGINSLDHKLENEEFQPTANGHLNIPDVDIASHHGDTNSVRNMRDDPGGSSGDVRLDIPEAEPLVNRGGQNQDHVNRCSVTPEPDVESKPRVKNIGDY